Genomic DNA from Lactuca sativa cultivar Salinas chromosome 8, Lsat_Salinas_v11, whole genome shotgun sequence:
TTCAACCTAGAAGCATAAATGATAGTTCGAGTGCTCCTCAGGTTTGTTTGAAAAGTTTCGTAAAAATGACAAATGACGTatttgaaactgaaactgaaactgatgtGTTTTGTTTGTAGTTGAACCTGCGGGATTTGGCTGAGAAGATCGAACACCACGAGTCGCCATATGTAGTGTTTTCATCTGTGGTTGAAGCTGCTGCTCGTGTGAACAACAATAACAATGGAGATGAGCTTTCTGAATTGCTTATCCAAGAGGGTCTTGTTGATGTTAGTATGtctcttaaatttttttttggaatttgttGGATTGGATTTTGGAGCTTAATGCTTAAGTTTGGGTGGTGCAGGATTTTGGAGCTTAATGCTTAAGTTTGTCAGACATCAATACCACATGGTCTCCAATATTTCAATATTACACTTGACTCTTTCAATAACCATGGCAGTGTGGTGTCCTCAAATCGTTGTGTTGTGTTTACAGGGTTGATGAAAACGAATAGCTCTCGAGTTAGAAgtggaaaagaaagctcaagccgaaagagataagatgctgaAAATGCAAGTGTtgtattcttcatttcaattgttagtatgaaacatagagtagtatttttttgtatatggtattttatttctattatgacacattaaatgcaaatttaatttaaaaattaataaatatataaatatatatttttttaaatatttaatttacgatacgcaaaaatgtgtgtcatcttcatttatgacatggcctttcttgaccggggctttcttgatacgcattgcgtgtcattaacacgcgcgtcgtcttcctttatgacatggccttccttgatacgcattgcgtgtcgtaaacgtgtgtcgtaattgcgcgtcgtaaatgagcgtcgtaaatgcgcgtcgtctctctttatgacagggccttccttgacgcgcatttgcgcgtcgtctgagccttttacgacgcgcaatgagcgtcgtaaaaggttgtttttctagtagtgcatccTTATGGATGTCGAGTCATTCAggtaaaacatatattttttaaaaaaataataactttcattatctatttttttcttcttcttcttatatgTGAAATGAACAGAGGGTATTGGAGCACTGTGATGATCGAAATACACAAGCTGTAATGGATGAAATCATGAACTCGGTTTGTACTCTAGCACAAGACCAATATGGAAATTATGTTATTCAGGTACTCATTCACTCaccttttgaatatatatatatatatatatatatatatatatatatatatatatatatatatatatatatatatatatatatatatatgtttttatttgtGATTTGAGATTGAATTAATTGATATAATATTATTGTTTGATTATAATTAGCATGTCCTACAACATGGTAAACCCTATGAGCGATCAGCTATCATCAACAAGATTGCAGGAGAAACAGTGAAGATGAGTCTGCAAAAGTTTGCTTCAAATGTTGTTGAGAAATGCTTAACTTATGGAAGCCCAGATGAACGCCAACTTCTTGTAAACGAAATGCTTGGTTCCACTGATGAAAATGAGCCATTACAGGTCAGcaactctctctttttttttttttgtaaaaataaaaaacacattaATTGTCTTTTTGGTAACTGAGTTTGTTGTAATGCAAAAAAAAAACTATAGGCAATGATGAAAGATCCTTTTGGAAATTACGTTGTCCAGAAGGTTCTAGAAACTTGTGATGACCAGACACGCGAACTTATCCTCTATATTCTTGATATTTTCCCACTTTTTAAATCTTTTATCAAATTCTCACTTTTGGATACAGAGCTTGATGAGagaatgcgtgacctaaatctttTATCAAATTCTCACTTTTGGAGGTGGCCATAAGAAAAGGTAAGCAAAGGGTAATTTGGTATTTGTTGCTGTTATTGTGTATTACAATACTtccatgtatatatgtataaagtTTGTTCTTATTCAGATTTGCCTTTTACCATTGATTTCCTTATTgaggcattgtactttgaaaatgttaATTCTTACCTTTTGTCCATGTAGGATCCACCAGGAACAGGAAAAACACAAACAATTATTGGGCTTCTTAGTGCCATATTACATACCAACTTAGTCTCTTAACTTTGTAAGACATTGATTACATGAGGGTATTTTTAGTAACATTGTAAGAGATTGATTACTTTAGGGTACTTAtggtatataatgttatattctttTGTTAACATGGTccttagtgcaatgaattatctttattgtttatggtattttattttgtattatgagacttttaatgtgttatttaatttgaaaattagtaaatctatcaaaaaagtattttatttctattatgagaaattaaatgcaaatttaatttaaaaattaataaatatataattttttttaaacatttaaatttacgatacgcaaaaatgtgtgtcatcttcatttatgacatgacctttcttgacaggggctttcttgatacgcattgcgtgtcattaacacgcacgtcgtaaggttacgacacgcgaatgcgagtcgtcttcctttatgacacggccttccttgatactcattgcgtgtcgtaaacgcgcgtcgtaattgcgcgtcgtaaatgagcgtcgtaaatgcgcgtcgtctctctttatgacagggtcttccttgacgcgcatttgcgcgtcgtctgagccttttacgacgcgcaataagcgtcgtaaaaggctgtttttctagtagtgccggTAGTTAATATCACAAAAAAATTGAGAAGTATGTCACTTTTGTGTCatttttatttcaaataataagGAATTTTTGTTTCAAATGTTATGTTAGCATTCTTTTTTCTCAAATTTCAGGTTCTCAATTGTTTTTTTAagatattttatgaaaaaaaaacaatgataTTATTGATGGAAAAATATAATGGTTTTTCAGATAAACCACATAAATCCAATTGCTTTTCTTTAAATTTCACTATTTTAAACGACCAAAGACTTTGCACAAATTTCTAATCTCGGATATATTAACACATATACCAAATCAAATATTGTATTTTATGCTCAAGTTATTAAATCTGATATCAACTCTTCTGTTTGTTATTCCTTTTCTGTTTTATGGGTTCCATGAATAAAGTGACTATGGAAAACACAATTCTATATTTATTTTATCTAAGATAACATGGATTGACAAAATGTATATGCTAAACCGGACCTATTATAATTATACATAACTAGCTCAACTGGAAACGACAATGCATGAGGAACCATATCAATACCAAGTTGCATGACTACGTACTACCACCAAAATGTCGAAGGTCAGCAACTATTTTTCTTGCAATTGTGGCATTCTTGTTGATTAATCATCAATGAATTACAATGAATCAGGTTGATGAGGTGGTTGAGTCGAGCTGCTAGCTTCGTAAGATGATGTATGATGTTTAAAACCTACAATTAATTACTTACAATGAGAAACAAATTAAAGCTCAAACTACAATATCACTGATAGGATAATCAAGAATACCTAAAATGAAGATCAATGAATATTAACTTTTAAATACTAACCATCACGCTCATCAAAGATGTATTGGGATAAATCAAATCGTTGGTCTTGGTCGATTGAGCTGCGAGTTTCATGAAATGGCTCACGCATTttcaaacctacatgatcaaatCACACATCATGATGTCTTTTTTTCCTATATGATAACGTTCTAGTTGTCAgtttcttatattttaaaatatatagtTTTGTTTGCATGTGAAAACCTAAAAAGTAAACCATTAATTAACTAATAAACAAAAAAACCTAAGTGAAAACGATAATTTTCAGTCAAGACTTACAGGGGAATACTAGAAGAATGAAATCTGGAAGCTTGATCCTCATTTTGTCTAGAAAATGATAATATGCTTCTCTCCATCGTTTGCTGACAAGCAACGGACCAATCATGATCCAAAAACCAACAATCAATCCAATGGTTGTAAATATCACTAGGATCCAATCGATTCCATcagattcatcatcatcatcaccatctttAGATATATTGGTATCGTTGTCACTATTTGGTTGACAAGCTGCAAGAGGAGCTCCACAAAGTGCATTTCCAATGAAACTTGATTCATCATTGAAGGTTTGAAACTGGGAGCCTGTTGGGATTCTTCCTGTAAGATTGTTGTAGGATACATTGAATGAATTCAGTGCTCTTAACCGCGACAAGCTCGACGGAATTCTACCATCAAGATGGTTCACAGACAAATCTAAAGATTCAAGCGGCGCCATTTCACTGATCCTATCAGGAATTCTCCCTGTTAACTTATTATGTGAAAGATTCAGGTAACGTAAGCCGGAAAGTTCCATAACTTCATCAGGAATCGACCCAGAAAAATTGTTATCTGAAAGGTCTAATGTTGTCACCAGATAAAGAATGGTGCTATATGAAAAAACTCTTCCCTTTGTCACCAATGACGCACTGCCAAGAACTTGATTCTGGAAAAGAACATCGTAAGGAACAATCGGACTGGAGGTTTCTTTTCCAGAAATGACGCTGAAGTTTGTGAAGCATTTCGGGAGATACCCAGAAAGACTGTTGTCAGCAAGATCCAAGATTTGTATAGAACTGAGATGACATAATTCATTCGGGATTTCACCCTCTAACTTGTTGGAACGAAGACTAAGAATTTTTAAACTTGTATCATCTCTTCCAATTGATGTCGGTATTCTTCCCGTGAGTTCATTTTCAGCAAGCTCAACAATCAACAAGCTTTTGGAATTCAATAAAGACATCGGTATTTCACCTGACAACTTGTTATTTCGTATGTCTACTGATTGCAACGAAGTTATGTTTCCTAAAGATGAAGGGATTTTACCAGATAACTTGTTTTTCTCTAGGTTCAAGAATACTAAATATTCCCAATTCATCCAACAATCCGGGAGACCACCTGACATGTTATTGTTCGCTAAATTAAGAACACTTAACTGTCGCGATTCTTGAATACCATCACACAAGAACTGATCTAGAGACCCAGAAAGATTATTGTATGAAAGATCTAGGAAACCCAAGTCAGGTTTATTGAAATCACGAGGTAATTCGCCATGGAAATGGTTGGAACTTAGATCTAGTATTGCTGCTGCTGTAAGAAAACTAACATCTCCCAATTTTCCCATAATGTTATTATGGGATATGTTGAAGTACGTTACAGAAGAGAAGCTAGTCGAGATCCAATTTGGCATGGTGTCTGATATGTTTGCGTTTGCTAAATCCAACTCTGCCAAGCTTGTTTGCGATTGAACCCACGAAGGAAAAAGTGGGCCTAAACTGCAAGAACCGATTCGCAGCACATTGAGTTGGAAAGGTGGAATCCAGTTGTTGACCAGGTCAAACGATAACTTATTATCCCCAACCCACAAAGTTGTCAAGGCTGTTAGATTGGCGAAATGGTTTTCCGTCACAATACCTGTTAACGAATTGTGATGAAGTGTTAGAAAAGTAAGTTTCCCAAGTTTTCCAATACTCTGAGGAAGACTTCCATTCAATTTGTTAAACGAAAGATCCAAAAAATTCAATGATGATAGATCACCAACTGAATCTGGGATCGAACCCTCGAGTTGATTTATATTAAGCTGTAACGTTTTCAAGAGCGACAAACTTCCTAAGGAACGTGGAAGAATTCCTGTTAACTTATTGTATGCGATATCAATGCTGCCCAGATTCTTCAATCTTCCTAGTTTTTCTGGTAGTCGACCAGTGACATAATTGCCACGCAAGGCAAACAGTTCCAGTTTAGGCGACTCACATTCACAAAATCTTTCAAGAAGCTCAGTCACATCTCCGGAAAAATTGTTAGACTGAAGATCAAGGGTAGTCATGTTGCAAAGATTACTTAAAGATTTGGGTATCACCTCACCGATTTGATTGTTTGATAAATCAAGATGAACGATGAAAGACAGGTTTTGAAGGTTGCCAAGAATGGGTTCAGTAATATTGCAGTTACTAACATCAAGAATACGGAGATTACTTAAGCTATACAAGCTGTTTAGTATGGAAGAAGAATTAACAAAAGTGTTACCGGAAACACGAAGACTCGTCAAAGAAGGCGTGCTATCGAAACCACCACGAGTTCCGGGATTTAGACCACCAATAAAGCCATTGGTAAGATCTAAAGAAACTAAATCATGAAGACTGAAAACCCACCCAGGCAACAAACCGTTGAAGATGTTATACGAAAGATCTAAGACGTTAATGGAAGTAAAACTAACTCTGGTTGGTTCACTAGGAATTTGAGTTAAGCCACATGAAGAAAAGTGCACTTCTTTCAAAGAAGGAGTGTTGATCGCCTGAAGCCAGTGATCTGAAGCTTCGGCGAGGTTGATGCCACTCATATCCAGGTACTGCAAGCGCTTCAAATTCTCTATCCATTTTAAACTTGCTGATTGAAGATTACCGAGTACAGGATCGTCATGAAGATCTAGAACAAGCAAGTCAGATAGATTCCCGAGTTGATGAGGAATTTCCCTCGTAAATTGCGACCTAGAGATGTTAAGATATCTCAGATTTTGAAGAGAGCCGATGAATGCTGGAATCGGGGTGATTCCAAAGTCGTTGCAACTCAAGTCAAGGTACCGGAGTTGTTCTAACTTTATCAAAGAAGGACTTATGATTCCTCCTAACATTAGTTTTTTTGCTTCTTCGAGTTCTTCGTCTGTGTCGTATGTTCCATGACAATGGCCATGAATTCCATCGTCAGGTCCACGGAGACGAAGCTCCTGGACGTGGTGGGTGGAGTTATCGCAGACTACACCGGACCAACTGCAACAGTCGTCGCCGGACCAAGAAGAGAGGCGGTTGGCACGGTCGACGAGGTTGTTCTTGAACTGGATAAGCACGGATCGTTCGGTGGCAATACATTGTATTTGATGTGAGTTCTGATTACAGAAACACGAGGAATAAAGTGATGATGAAGCGAAGAGAAGCCAAAGGcaaattgaagaagaagaaacagcAACACGTGTGAGAGTCTTCATGGCAGTGATGATTAATGCCAAAAAGTTATGTTTCAGCTGCTCTATATAtagaaaaaatatttattattcgAAAACTCATGAACCACTCAATCAAGAGCCTATCCAccaaatattataaaaaataggTTAGGGTATTGCCATTGCACCAACTACAGTTTCATGAAGAAAAAAAAGTAAATACCCTTACATTTTATTTTGCGTCGATTAAAAGAATATAACTTTTTCTTTTCAATTCTATATATTTCTCATCAACGTTATAGAATAATTACAATGTATTTTCTTAAATTAAAATACATGTTAACAAGTTGTCCTCTTTGAACAGGAAAAAAGTACAATTTATACAACCAGGTAAATTGTGTGGATTGAGATAATCTACAACGGCTaatgatttaaaacttaaaaaagtaatatattttttgatttttatatatttgataattgagtttttttttctgtttttatttatcccttcaacttgttaaactttAAACATTCAGTCGTTATGTTCAGCTATTTCAGGTTAGCTGTTAAattgtactcattcagtacttacaatatttatgaatgatttcttaagttttttttttctcacgacatcttaaatgagacaatcattaatgaggtgtttTGACATTTTGATGTTTATATCCATTGTGATCTCGACTACTTGGTTGTTTAGGTCATGTGTTCTGAATGTCATAACATCTTCATACGGTCTCGGGTTTTAACGATCTCAATATCCATGTTTTCGAATTTtagtctacaactttcgttaagattactcccactaaaaagtaatatatttttactaacGATCTTTATACCCATATGTTTTTTATGAATACATATATGGATTTTTTTTTACTAACAATCGTTTAGATTACTCCcactaaaaagtaatatatttttactaacGATCTTTATACCCATATGTTTTTTATGAATACATATATGGATTTTTTTCTTAATAAAATCGtaactaaaaatatatatacattttaacgggagtaatcttaacgaaagttgtagtagactcaaaaaacgaacacatagatataaagatcattaaaatttgatatcgtatgaagaagttacgatattCAGAACACAAGACCTAAGCCAAACCATAAGACCTACGCAACCAAGCAGTCGAGATCGTGATAgacataagcatcaacaaccCAAATACCTCATCGATGATTGTCCCACGTAAGACGTCGTGAGAAAACTTAAAGAAATCActcataagtattgaatgagtacaaaaaaaaagacttatattgaaacaaaaaaaatatgaaggactaaatgtatacaaaatgAAAACTATATTAGCCTATTAAGTTATTTTTCCCGGCTAACCTAGAGTAACCGGTCATACGGACTGGatatgtacagtttaacaagttaaagggcaaatgtggacgaaaaaaaactcAGTAATCAAATgtatacaaatcaaaaaatatattactctaTTAAGTCATTATCCTAATCTGCAAATTTGATCTCATCCTTATTGTATTTGTTTCGGGGTTGGTTCCTGATTttaaatgactataatacccatATAAtctttttaaaccttttaaataatttatttatttattattactcataaataaatgtgAAAAAAAACTAAGCGGCTAAATGTGACATGTCATATTTTTCACAACCaatttaaaaaatttctttatgcTTTTAAGTATTGAAATGCGGAAGTTTCCAGTTAAATAAACAATTTTGAAATAACAAAAGTTATTTTATTAAAACCCTATGCATGTCATTCGTTATATCTGAACATATGTTACAATGTAAATAAAAAAGTTGTTGAAATAACTAATG
This window encodes:
- the LOC111905861 gene encoding receptor-like protein EIX2 is translated as MKTLTRVAVSSSSICLWLLFASSSLYSSCFCNQNSHQIQCIATERSVLIQFKNNLVDRANRLSSWSGDDCCSWSGVVCDNSTHHVQELRLRGPDDGIHGHCHGTYDTDEELEEAKKLMLGGIISPSLIKLEQLRYLDLSCNDFGITPIPAFIGSLQNLRYLNISRSQFTREIPHQLGNLSDLLVLDLHDDPVLGNLQSASLKWIENLKRLQYLDMSGINLAEASDHWLQAINTPSLKEVHFSSCGLTQIPSEPTRVSFTSINVLDLSYNIFNGLLPGWVFSLHDLVSLDLTNGFIGGLNPGTRGGFDSTPSLTSLRVSGNTFVNSSSILNSLYSLSNLRILDVSNCNITEPILGNLQNLSFIVHLDLSNNQIGEVIPKSLSNLCNMTTLDLQSNNFSGDVTELLERFCECESPKLELFALRGNYVTGRLPEKLGRLKNLGSIDIAYNKLTGILPRSLGSLSLLKTLQLNINQLEGSIPDSVGDLSSLNFLDLSFNKLNGSLPQSIGKLGKLTFLTLHHNSLTGIVTENHFANLTALTTLWVGDNKLSFDLVNNWIPPFQLNVLRIGSCSLGPLFPSWVQSQTSLAELDLANANISDTMPNWISTSFSSVTYFNISHNNIMGKLGDVSFLTAAAILDLSSNHFHGELPRDFNKPDLGFLDLSYNNLSGSLDQFLCDGIQESRQLSVLNLANNNMSGGLPDCWMNWEYLVFLNLEKNKLSGKIPSSLGNITSLQSVDIRNNKLSGEIPMSLLNSKSLLIVELAENELTGRIPTSIGRDDTSLKILSLRSNKLEGEIPNELCHLSSIQILDLADNSLSGYLPKCFTNFSVISGKETSSPIVPYDVLFQNQVLGSASLVTKGRVFSYSTILYLVTTLDLSDNNFSGSIPDEVMELSGLRYLNLSHNKLTGRIPDRISEMAPLESLDLSVNHLDGRIPSSLSRLRALNSFNVSYNNLTGRIPTGSQFQTFNDESSFIGNALCGAPLAACQPNSDNDTNISKDGDDDDESDGIDWILVIFTTIGLIVGFWIMIGPLLVSKRWREAYYHFLDKMRIKLPDFILLVFPCLKMREPFHETRSSIDQDQRFDLSQYIFDERDGFKHHTSSYEASSSTQPPHQPDSL